A region of the Cyprinus carpio isolate SPL01 chromosome A14, ASM1834038v1, whole genome shotgun sequence genome:
AAATTCTGCCAATATAAGCGgccaattaataatttttattttttttgccaataattaataaaagcacatacactaataacaaaaaaagattaaataaaagcacatcagacactactgttcagatgtaaaatgctctttaaaataaTTCTCATATGAACAACTCTAAATTTATGTtcaccaagggtgcattaaacagattaaaacaaaaacaaacaaaaatgcagcattttatgcagtttttttggaatttttcttCGATTTCACACTAAatctgtgttttaaaatgttatacattttaagGGATATCAAGCATCAAAACATCATCACATACAGATAAGATTGGTATCTCTTTAGTACTTTTGGAACATTCAATCGAAAAGTAAAGTCGGAATTGAATGTCGTTGTTGTCATTTTACAGTATTCATATAAATGGACTGATGAATAGCATAGGTTAGCATGAATGCTAATATTGGCCAATACCAGTGTGCAATACTGACCATTGTTGCAGTGTAAAATGGATAGAATGAGAGGAGGGAATTGTACACACTGACACATGCTGGTCTTATCTGTTGCCAGAATGAGACACATTTGTGAGGTGGGTTAGtgagagagtgggtgtgtgtatgttgaGCAAGAGAGATCagtattgctgtgtgtgtgtgtgtgtgtgtgtgcgtgcgtgcacaTGGTATGAATGTTCTccattgttttgtctttttgagTTGGTGAGTCATCAGTGAGGTCATCTCCACAGACAGCTGACACTGACAGCTTTCTGCAGCTCTACAACACATTATCACTATTCatctttattatcattattcctCTAGAGAGGCTGTAATAAAATGTCACTGCAGCAGGTGGTTGAGAAGGGGTTGTATCCAACACTTTTGAAGAATTTCATTTCTTATCTATTCTAAGTTAGCCAAGCACATTTTTGCACTGAAAGTTATTGTTTACTGTATTCATCCATTTCTCTGACCCTTAGAATTAAACACGCTGTTTTTGCTACTATGGTGGCAAAATGACCAAATGAAAAAGATACTAATTTATATTTCACATGAAGACAATGGACGCAAAACTATTTttaggaaatattttaaaaagaaaactttaggatcaagatttttttttttcattacaagtAATTCGAATTTGAATGGAAATAAATGCTGAATTGCCATGAAAATAATgtggaaatgaaaaaaatcttattggtacatttattttttacttagttcaaaatatatacattagtatatttttatttatacttcctTGAAATTTTTTAGAAATACTTCCttgtaatttttaggtgaaatatgaCCCGGTGTTATTTTACTaccattgagatactattatattttttcattatattgaattagtttttctttttatattttctgttttcgttTTAATTATGAAGTAGTTTTGATGTGCTATGTTATGTTTttgtagtttgttattttagtacatcaagttaaactaaattaaatgagtttaagcCTTGGCCACTACCTgaaaaaaagtttacttttattttaaatttttttttttagtatatttcagtttatttcaagtaacaaaagggttttttatagtttgttttaacTGTAAGAACTGATATGAACcagacatatataatatacatacatttagGCAATCATATGTTAATTAGTTTGTGATGTCATTCAGAAATTTCATGAATGTGCATAGCTTACTTTATATAGTGTTCTTTGTGGATTGGAGAGGAAGCTTTGAGCTGTGAACTTCAGAAGAGCCAGAGATATCAGTCAGAATGACAACAAATAATTTAgtgactgtctgtctctctcagagCTGCGTGTGCATGTGTCAGATCTACAGCGTGAGGCACAGCTGGAGTCTGAGCGCTTGAGGGATGTGGAGTCTCACCTGGCTCAGGCTAACAGAGAGATCAGCACCAAAGAACAGAGCCTGACACGCACACAAGACCAGCTGACCTGTGCACAGACCCGCATCACACAAGAGACTGACCGggtaatttattattcatttatttttttattttttgttgaaaaactGTATCTGTATTGTGCATTAAATGTTTAGAACATGTCATTTGTAATGCCTGTCTGTAGGCCCAAGCTTCTGAGCAGAAAGTCAAGCACCTTCAGGAGGAGCTGAAGTGTCAAAGGCAGAATGCTGAAACCAGCCGCTGTAACGCAGAGCAGCGCAGGAAAGACATGGAGAGAGAACATCAGAGGGTGAGACGGAGCACATGGACACGCTTGTGATTCATTGTTTCCTGCACTGCCCTACTGCTAAATATACAGCCTCATCGATGTTGTGTTTTTAGCTTTGAGTTGTGAGCTTCCTATCTCACAAttgattgttttgtttcattaatataGCTCTTTTCACAATGTATGTTATTTCAATGCAAACGTACAGAAAATTGTACCTTAAAGTCCCACAGTGACTTATCTGTGATTTGTCTTTTTGTAGGAGCTGTTGgagctgcagagagagagacaggctctGGAGAGACAACACCAGCAGGAGAGCAACAGACTCAACCAGGAGATCCAGCAGGCCAGAACACTTCACAACACACTGCAGGCTCAGCATGACAAGGTACTAGGGCTGAGGAGGAACTAGATAGAATAGTGTAGGAGTTGCTCAGCCTTTATATAGTGTAGCTTTGTAGTGAGTTTAATTTGAGCTATTTAGAAGTTATGCTATTACTTTGCTTACAATCAAAAAACAGCCCAAAAATTCCACTTACTTTAAAGAGGGGTCCCATACATATCTTGGCAGCCCCTGGCTATTAGAAAACCCCCTCAAAACCCAAGCAAAGTCCTAACAAAAAATTCAGGTCCACCTTAGCAGCTGCTTAGCAACACGCTAACAactggtttataaagttttaaatatggatatttgtctTAGAAAAACGCATcaaaatccatttaaattatattaagccttaaagttctgcataattaagggcgtgacCACTTGAGTGACCGGTGGTTTGTTGCTGCTGTCAGTACCGTTGCGCTAGGtaggcgtggtttcagcaaccagctcccgcctcttcgattatctgggagtgatgcgcggtgacgcgctgccgagatggcgacggcccgctccgcccactttgagcttcataaatgctcttcagaaatctGCGGGTGACGTCACGTACACTACGCCcaagtttttatacagtctatggtttagaTGAGCACCACTTGTCTCTGCTCGCTTCTCCTATTCCCTTAAATAGCTTCAGTTCAGTCAGctactttttgtttgtaatttgcaGAAACTAGATGTTTCCAGAAATCTAGCCTCTACTTTAGATTAAACTGCAGCTTCTGCTGTCTGTccttttcctctgtctctctttttttctctctggctCTCGTTCTTTGTCTCATGGGAGCTTCAGTTTGGGTGTCCGCTGGTCAATGCACTAATGtcacctctctctttctctcatgctCCCACTGCTCATGTTTTCTCACACAGTTCTattccttttttctctttctgtttttcctcCTCAGAGGACACTAGATCAAAGGTCAGTGTTGTAATCTCAATGTGATGTATGTTTGAAACCTAAAGcatgtttttgtttcagaaatgccTTATTTTCTCCAGAGACTTTAGTACAGGAAGAAGATATTGAGATGACCTAggggtttggtgtgtgtgtgtgtgtgtgtgtgtgtgtttatagtaaAATGTCACTCTTGACACATACAGTTCACTCTTATTTCACCAAGTCTTATTTTTGTTACTTGTGTAGAATTAGTCATTCTTTTATGTTGCTGATAAGATACTGTGTGTTAAAATAAAGAGACATGTGATGCAAACATGTCTGTAAATACAGAGATAATGGTGTTTCTATGCTGATGGGACACAAAACTGATACCATGACCTGAATTGAAGTAATGGAATGTGCCGTTTTGAAATTCTGAGTTACAGATTGTACAACTCTGCTTATGGCAATACTTGAATGTTTTACATAACCTTGGATGTTTTACACATTCTCTCTATTTGTatagagagaaataaaaatacaaagtaagcataaacatttcaaatgtgtgCTTTGCATGAATGTCCAATTTACATGAATAAGCCTTTGGATTCAGTTCTGTAAATGCTGCATGGATTGCACATCATCAGGTCAAACTGCAGGACACGTGAAAGGGactttttgcattttacattccATAAATAAATCTCATCATTTGTTTTTCATAGTTCCCATAACTTGGGTTTGTGTGGCATCCTGCATGGAATGAGTGACACAAACTCAGTTTACCACAAACAGGGTATGATGAAGATCGGTGCTCTTTCTCTTGGAACATGCTgactgtttgtctctctctcaggtgtGTTTGCAGAAGCAGAGTTTGGAGAGAGATCTAGAGGATGTGAAAGGAAAACTGAAGAACACAGAGTCTGACCTAAAAGAGAGTCagaagagagagacacagacggAGGCCAAACTCACGGTACAACACCATACGAAATACAATTTcagaaatttaaacttttattcagcaaagatgcattcatttgatcaattgtcacagtaaagacatttgtaatgttacaaaagatttgtttcaaaacaGATGCAGTTCTATTGAACCTTCTGTTCAGTGAATCCTGAAagaatgacactgaagactggagtaatgatgctgaaaattcaggaataatttacattttaaaatgtatttaaaaaaaaaaaaggctatttttcaGAAATTTTGTTCTTGTTATTTTTTCTGATCAAGTACAATTAGTTTATTAAGAACAACGGGACCAGAGATTCACTGACATGTACCTCGCCATCTTTTCTtttacattcatcaaaatataataaaatgtgttagtTTACCTCAACAAGAGTGACAAGAAATGCTGTTCAGCAACAACACCACAAAGTCCAGATTGAGTCACCTGTCACAATCTCTGGTAAATAAGGCAGGGCTGTGTCAAgttttaacagaaagaaaaagacaaaccGAGGCTAGACGTAAAACACAGAACATTCACCAAGCAGTTTATATGGCGTCCTTTTAAATTAAGCTTATGGTTACTATAGACTGTTGCTCATACAGGTtttgtattattacaaatacataaatagcTTCTTTATTTCCTCTTTGAGAATGTCCCCAAAAGTACACTACCTCTCAAGTTCTGGGGATTGgcttttacaaatattttttaaaattctcttatgctcaccaaggctgcatttaaaaaaattgcagtaaaaacagtatattcTGAAGTATTATTAGAATACATATTAAAAtccaatttattcctgtgatgcaaagtagaattttcagcagccattactccagtcttcagtgtcacatgatccttttgaaatcattcttatatgtgaccctggaacacaaaaccagtcttaagtcgctggggtatatttgagcaatagccaaaaatacattgtatgggtcaaaattatagatttttcttttatgccaaaaatcattaggatattaagtaaagatcatgttccttgaatatattttgtaaatttcctactgtaaatatattaaaatgtaatttttgattagtaatatgcattgctaagaacatcATTTGGACTTTAAATGcgtttttctcagtatttttatttttttgcaccctcagattccagattttcaaatagttgtatctctaccaaatattgtcctatcctaacaaaccatacatcagtggaaagcttatttattcagatgatgtataaatctcaattttgaaaaatgtacacttaagactggatttatggtccagggtcacatatgatgatttgctgcttaaaaaacatttctaattattatcaatgttgaaaacagttgtactgattaatattgttgtggaaaccatgataaaaatTGTTTAGCGTTCCTTGatgaacgttcaaaagaacagcaattatttgacaCAAAAATCTTTGAAGAATGTAAAGTTTTACTTTTGCTTTTgattaatgcgtccttgctgaataaaagttctaatttgttaaaaaaaaaaaatcttaactgaCCCTAGACATTTGAAGAATAGTGTATAACAATagatcagaaacacacacacacatactgatcaGAGAGACccagtcagagagagagacacacagatgcACTGCAACAATACCGTTACTGACTCAGCAGAATAGCATCTCAGATATAGCACCATTATCTCCTTATGACTTCTATTTCACACTGGGGCTTGGGTTTAAGCGGTTTATTTTTAGACCGCATGATTACAGTGTGAGAGTCATGTATTATTATCACCAAaagcttttatgatttttttaaatgcattgtaatGTTATATGCAGATCAGGATTGCAGTTGGATAACCTCTTTGTCTTCTTGAATGCTTTAGTTTTGTGTATTTAGGTGTGTGTCTTTTTCCATCTTGCCTCACCCTAACACTTTGAGGATTCTGGTTGCTTtacttttttctattaaaattctATTCACTGTAACAATACAGTTGTATAATGTAGTTTTATGGCTGTTCAAATGTGTCTTTAATCATTAATCTAATTTGATAAGCCTGTTGTGCTTTGTTCTATACATGCACATCTCATCATGTCCTGTAGGAGGCTCTGAGGGATTGTGAGAGTCTCACTGTATCTCTGGGGCAGACGAAGAAACAGGAGAAAGCTCTACAGGAAGAAGTGAAGCGGTTGACTGAAGAGCTTGCTGAGGCCCTCAGGCTTATTAAAGAGCTGCAGGGTGAGTTGGGAAGAAATCTCGTCCACTCGGAGaccctgtttgtgtgttttggcccCACCCTGTTACACACATCCCATGTGTTTGCCTCCCTCTTCTGACCAAACTTTGACAGTACGCCTACAAAAATCACTGTACAGTACAAAATGTCTGTGATGTCAAAGCAATGGACCCCAAATCCTCCCAAACttcattgtttacatttatgGTTTATAAGACCATGCATTTTAGAAACCTGAATACGAGCATGTATTATGTAGTTACTACATTACTACTACTTCTGTTCTTGAGTGTTATAGTATTGAACTATTGTATATACAGTTCTCTTAAAAGCCTGTAAGCATGTTCAGCTTGTTTTACTGTATTGTCCATTTTGTTTGTCACAGAGCAGAAATTAGTCTTCAATACACATTAACAACACAAACACCAAAttgaacaaaataatatatacatacaggggTGTAACGAGCCCTGCACGTACCGGTGTACAACGGTTCCctggcaaattccaaatggaagtgatcatccgctgtccccttggagtggggactttggagtgagcagggcacgtgcatgtcattatgtagtcgtttggaatgcacttggcaaaatggagcgatgtcatttcctcattatcttcagctgggatgttcctgtGACAACGCCAGCACGGTGTGCGTCAGCAGATGACGctgttttaatgtcataaatgactttttattgttgttagcataactgttgcaaataaacattattttttttattttaaaaaagtttttcaaatatgctatataatatataaaaaataatatatatataattattattttttttttatgctggtttCCAACAGCGAATCTGCTGACGCACACCGTGCTGCGTTGTCacaggaacatcccagctgaagataatgaggaaatgacatcgctccttttgccaagtgcattccaaatGACTACATAATGACATGCACGTGCCCTGCTAACtacaaattcaaacaaattaCAACGAGGTGGTTGTTTTGCAAGGTGGAGATGTGTTGATGTACAAGAAAATTAGTAAAAGTAAACACACATGAgggacaaaatatatatatatatatatatatacataaaagatatatataaaatcatggtAAAATGACTGTAATATGATGCCTTTTGgcttattatttaataatattattattatgcaaatcttccactGATTGATATAGTTTgtctattgttattgttattatataggAATAATAAGTGTTACTTTTGGTGTCTTTTGTTATAATTATTCTAATTTCTTGATTATTCTCTTTCCTGTAGCTCAACTGGCTGCTTCTCCAGCTGTGGCCGCTCCTCACTTCAGCTCTGCAGGAGACTGCTTCTCTCCCTCGGTTTCCCTCCATCGTGACCGCTCTCCTCCTTACAACCACTCCTCTCAGAGAAAGACAGCTCCTAAAACAGGGCGAacaagagaagaggagagaaggaAGTACCCCTCCGGCAGAGAGCCAGGAGAGGGCATCGACTCGGAGCACATTGGAAAATTTGAGTCTGAGGAATCACAGAAATTTAAAGGAAAAGGAAACCGAACACACCCAAGTGACTCTCTGAAACTGAGTGAGCCTGATGTAGAGACCACAGTGACAGAACAAGACACAGGTATTGAAGACGTGGACACGGACTCGTTCACATCTGAGTCAACCAGCGGCACAATGCCTAAAAGTGAATCGGACATCTCTTGCAGCCTGCAGGTAGATGACACATCAGGCAAAACAGCAGAACGTGACTCTGCACCTCTAAAAGATCTGAAGAAAGAGAACATGGAGCTTCGCGATGAGCTTAGAGATGTGAAATATGAGCTTCAGACGCGACTTGAAGACCTCGAAACCCAGAGAAGAGCGGAATCCGAGGCTAGGACCAAACTGAAACAGTTGAGCCGGAAACACTCGACACAGACAGAGCAGCAGCGTGCCAAAGCTCTCGAGCTCAAAGATAGCATGACAAAACTGGAAGCCCAGcttgagaaagagaagaaagagagcacAAAACTGAGAGAAACTCTTCATGCGCTAGAAAGAGAAGCTGAAAAGAGGCTGGAAGAGCTAGAGAGAGACCAGGAAGAAGGTACCCAGCTGAAGAACGACTTGGCTGAGATGGAGCGAAAGGAGACTTGCATGGAGAAAGAAATGACACGAATGAAAAAGGACTTACAGGACCTTCAGCTCAAGCTTGCACAGGAACAGgaggaaagaaagagggagagagaagaggTAAGGAAGCGGATCAGAAAAGAGGAACTGGAAGGACTAAAGATTGTACAGCTTCAAGAAGAGCTAGACAATCTTAGAAAATCTCAGAGTTTGGAAGAGAAGATATCAAAAGACAATCTTCCCCTCACATATTTACAACTAGAACACCATCCAAACGCTGATAAGAATCCTGCTGTTACAGAAAACAAAGACTTGGTTTCTTCTCCTGACAATCAAGAGTCCATCTGTGACTCTGTGAACCTTCAGAACACAGTGGTCTGCAAAGAAACCAGAACAGTGGAGCTAATTATGGATCTTGGAGCACAAACTAAACCAACAGGGGACAAGACCTCTTTCGCAGAGATAGGCAGGACTCAAACATTGAGTAAAGGTGCCTCAGATTTGGACAGCActactgttttagttttagagGTGGAGCACCTGAGGGCAGCGCGAGACCGAGAGTCAGCGAAGGCGAAACTAGCTCAAGGAAAGCTGGAGGACTTACAGAAGCAAGTGACCACTCAGACCAACAACCTTACCCAAGCTTTTGAAAGCCAGAGCAAGCACATTGAGAACCTGCTGCAAGAGCTGCACGACAAAGACTGCGCCCTCCTGAGGCAGAGCGAGGAATTGCAAAAATGTCAAGAGAAAATCTGTcttcttgaaaaagaaaaacacactagGATGAACATCGCCCCTGATGAGGTCTCTACGCCTCCTGAACTGTCTACAGAGATCTCAAGAGAACTAAGCTGTGATTCGGTCTTCAGCAACACAAGCATAAGCGACCATGAAATATTTAGTGATGACACACAACCGATTTTAAAGGAGAAGTTCTCACGGCCTACTGTACAGCTTCCTGTTATTCAAAACATTGAGCGAACCAACACTAGTAAGATATCTGATAAGCTACAAGCGACTGAAGCTATCAAGCCACATGAATTATATCTTGCTTCAGACGTACGTTGTGGAAATGCTCCGAATTCTAGTGCTGTTTCAGAAGCACCTGGACTTTCTGAGGTAATTGATGAGAACGCAACTTCACTCTTGCAAGATGAGCAGCTGGACATTCTGAACTTCCAAAATCATGTTCCAGAACATTCCACAGGTGATTTCAAAGAGCTAGAACGAGTAACAAAGGAATTACAAGATGCTCAGCTTGAGCTGAATGTGTTGAAGGCTCAGAATTCAGAACTACAGGGAGGTGTGATACAAGAAGAGATTCTGACCGTTAAAAGAGAGAATGAAGAGTTGAAATTGAAACTGAAACACTTGGGCGAAGACACTTGTGCTACACAAGATGCTGCCTTACTTTTAGAGAACACTGAAAATGAAGAATCGTCAAGCACAAAGGAAGGGTTACAAAGTGGCTCCTCAATAGGACTGGAGGAGTTGACTGTCCTTTATGCAAAAAACTCCAAGGCAGAGGTTCAGTCTCTTCAGGAGCAGGTACgttttattaaaatggaaatgttttttggcaattttctaaatgcatcttgatGTAATTTTGAAcatgcatatttcatttttctgcattttttttttttttttacctcgaTCTTGAAATGACAggcttctctcttctctcttagTGAACATGTATATACCGGACTTCTCCAATTATTTAATCTGTTTAAACCCCGCCCCTTTCTTAACATCAATTGCAAGTTCACATTCAGATATGTTTTCATCCAATCAACATCCAATGGATAGAACCAGGTCCCACcccttatttttttcatttttaataatctgtttCACACGGATGTATGTGACATATATGGAAGAAAAGTTATGCCACTGTCTCCTAACCAGGGTGCAGTGTGATTAAGTATAGTAAGTGATAAATCCCATGTCCTAAATAGCTACGAAAACATTAagacatttgttgttgtttttttttttgttgtttttgtgtgtgtgtgtgttgtgctgtgtaTCTCCTCCCACAGTAAAATCTAATTTTTCTCAAAAATCTCTGTGAAACTAAAagtatgttctgattggttgtgcTTTTGATGCTTCATGCAGCATTTTCACTCTCAATGAGCACAGACTAAATGACTTAATGAATAGCAGATGAAGTACTGTTACATCAAAGCATGTCGTAGTCCAGTAATGCTCCACTACTGCTATTGCTCATTTAAACAAACACTTAACCCTAAGTATTAAAATCTAATACAAACTAAAAGATAAACCAACacaatttacaaaaatttaaattaaatttatctcAATTTCAATTCATACCTCCTTATTCTTATTCTCTGTGTCCTCCAGATCCGGGCACTACAAGAGCAAATCCAGCACCTCTCTGAGCAGAACAGGACACAAGCTGAAGAACTAGAACTCTGGAAGTTCTCGGAAGAAACAGTGGGCAACAACTCACCCTCCGTTGTGCTAAAAGAGTTTGAGTTGTACCTCCCCTGCAGTCCAAGAAAGCTGCACACGCAGTCCCAAATTACAAGGTAATGTCCCGTGACTGGCATTTGTTGAAGATAAATATGTGATAAGCAACATAGTAATGTAAATAGTGTTTGTTCATAATAATTACAAAGGCAGTGTTGAGGTACTTAACGTGAATTATGGGTATGTTGATCCTGAGATGGGGAAGGTAAACATAGGTTCAGTGAATGAGAGATGTTTATGTAGGACCCTTAAAGCAAGACCCTTCAGTCTGAACTCTGTCTGCTGTAGAACCATGATGCACCAGTGCACTGTCAGAGAGGTGACACATCAGTCCGGATTAGCCGACATGAATGACCAGACCAGCTTGGGGGAGCATGTTTCACCTGAAACTCAAATGACACACGCTATGAGAGAATCTCAAGGACCTTTTGAggtaaataacatttcataatgtgTGTCATTATTTACATATGGAAAATTGTTGAACTATTGAACTTTTGAAAGTGTGGAACTGTACTTGTAAAGAAAAGTTTTCCACAAATGAAAATTGTGATCGCTTCATTCCACTCCAGAcctgtatacatttttttcattgccTTTTTTATACAATGAAAATGATTAGGGAAATTACAATTAGTGCATTAACAACCTATTccccattcatttttattgtatggaaaatgACCGCATGAACATCCTGCTTAACATCATCTTTTGTGAATATAGACTGAATAAATCGCTGTAtgatttatcaaaataaaaccataagAACTCTCTGAGGTTTTCAtaccaataaaatatataaaattgatgGATTAATGCTttcaaattaagaaattaaaggggtcatgaactgccttttttattattttgtactgttctctgagggcCACTTacaatgttatcaagatttttacatcaaaaaatatcataatttagaagtaatgggctattttctgtcctgtttttaaccttCCTCAtctgaacgctctgtttgaataggtgtggcggATTATTGACTCGCAAGTAAACACCCACTGACATGATTGGCTAACagctgtgtatgtttgacagcctacatcctgcacagatggatgctgctgtgatttagattaaaaacgcataaatacttggtacatatcaaacgatctgtaataacagacaaagcaatagtgacattggaataaaaacagtaactcacacttgtgtggtgtgacattactgtcggatccaatatattCGGCAGAGCATCTtctttagtttcaatctttcagAAAATCCTGCattgaattgtgccttgtttgtaaacaaatctgcGGTAAAATGAGGTGAACAAAGACTAAGTTCTTTCTGATGCAGTCtggaactttattaaaaatatcaatatattgttattcaatataagctgtttttagactaaaaaCATCCTGtgagtttcagaactcaaaactgttttgttatagtacaatgacctctctAATagttcaaaagatcaagggaattttgatttctcagttcatgacccctttaagacagcCTTAAATATTATGCTGCGTTGGGCTTCCGGTTTTCGGCTTCTGGTTTTCGGAGAGGACGTTGGCGCACGTTTGGCTGCCACTTCTCCTGCCgtattttagttgtttattattttaattaattctaactcttctgaataattttaaactttttgagtCTTAACTTGCTGCTGGACTTCCACATATTTACCTTGTCTGAGCCAGCGCTTTGGAGTGTTTCCCCCTGGTCTGTCTGCTGCTGGTTGCATTTGTTTGCCGTGATTCACCTGCACTGTCTCTGCCTGTTGCTGCTGTCTCCGTGTGGGATCGGGCGGGTCCCTGGAGTTGCGTCAAGTTCTCCGTGTGCAATGGCTGTGTAACAACTCTTGGATGTCATCATGCAACTTCATATGATCACCTGGATTATTGACGATTTGATTTTATCAGGAACCTGCGTAAAGCCGTGGACTGAATTTCTGGACTTCACCATGCTGAGGTACTctctctctgatctcttgtcCCTGGGACTCCATAGCCGTCCAGATATCAGCGTCATACAAACTTTGCATTCCATGCAGCTCCTCCGCCGGCCTAGTTATAATCATAGAGGCTCTCGTCTGAGTCACTCTACTGCCGGTGCTGGAGTCACTGCACTTTGGTCGAACCGCAGGCGCTCGCTGCGTCGTACTTCTGGTTGCCGTGGAATCGGCCATGGTAACCTACGCTATCC
Encoded here:
- the LOC109101638 gene encoding centromere protein F-like isoform X1, with translation MSWAGDDWTVGLTGHVLQKVQQLQAQNEKLGKEKQQRQLQLDSSEAALHKQKQKYEEVRVELATVQRELGGVREVVQVEARARERLSHDLQVKTGQVHSLEGQLESSRKLTQNLTQEIKRLEAELEKQQKGNGSGESMLFSTPCWNMSSPWDNNGGFRAESESKTQHARQQLQFGDVPKPSVGGASSPFPQQPHKSPPLRRHIRQSEPSTPSSVFPWEREDLWSTPKGRPASSVSSGDVIIKNSDSGMEEALRNEIYELRVHVSDLQREAQLESERLRDVESHLAQANREISTKEQSLTRTQDQLTCAQTRITQETDRAQASEQKVKHLQEELKCQRQNAETSRCNAEQRRKDMEREHQRELLELQRERQALERQHQQESNRLNQEIQQARTLHNTLQAQHDKVCLQKQSLERDLEDVKGKLKNTESDLKESQKRETQTEAKLTEALRDCESLTVSLGQTKKQEKALQEEVKRLTEELAEALRLIKELQAQLAASPAVAAPHFSSAGDCFSPSVSLHRDRSPPYNHSSQRKTAPKTGRTREEERRKYPSGREPGEGIDSEHIGKFESEESQKFKGKGNRTHPSDSLKLSEPDVETTVTEQDTGIEDVDTDSFTSESTSGTMPKSESDISCSLQVDDTSGKTAERDSAPLKDLKKENMELRDELRDVKYELQTRLEDLETQRRAESEARTKLKQLSRKHSTQTEQQRAKALELKDSMTKLEAQLEKEKKESTKLRETLHALEREAEKRLEELERDQEEGTQLKNDLAEMERKETCMEKEMTRMKKDLQDLQLKLAQEQEERKREREEVRKRIRKEELEGLKIVQLQEELDNLRKSQSLEEKISKDNLPLTYLQLEHHPNADKNPAVTENKDLVSSPDNQESICDSVNLQNTVVCKETRTVELIMDLGAQTKPTGDKTSFAEIGRTQTLSKGASDLDSTTVLVLEVEHLRAARDRESAKAKLAQGKLEDLQKQVTTQTNNLTQAFESQSKHIENLLQELHDKDCALLRQSEELQKCQEKICLLEKEKHTRMNIAPDEVSTPPELSTEISRELSCDSVFSNTSISDHEIFSDDTQPILKEKFSRPTVQLPVIQNIERTNTSKISDKLQATEAIKPHELYLASDVRCGNAPNSSAVSEAPGLSEVIDENATSLLQDEQLDILNFQNHVPEHSTGDFKELERVTKELQDAQLELNVLKAQNSELQGGVIQEEILTVKRENEELKLKLKHLGEDTCATQDAALLLENTENEESSSTKEGLQSGSSIGLEELTVLYAKNSKAEVQSLQEQIRALQEQIQHLSEQNRTQAEELELWKFSEETVGNNSPSVVLKEFELYLPCSPRKLHTQSQITRTMMHQCTVREVTHQSGLADMNDQTSLGEHVSPETQMTHAMRESQGPFEDLLTFPAGRLVHTSCVGGFWELMQCPSHAEKPRLRRKMMTSSHNTHTHLISPIGFHAEGISLPL